A window of Chloracidobacterium sp. N contains these coding sequences:
- a CDS encoding FHA domain-containing protein: MVIGLEAVFLSGLRKGESVKLTTFPATIGRDPNSTLPLALQDQLASTRHAQILHEGGAYVLRDVGSSNGTYHNGQRVTEVRLQDTDVIEFGVGGPKVRFNFIRQSEAQVSPVDRFEAATLPPTPAMATGGSDVTLSRKSTVANDRPAPASAPSPSEAETVFGGPQPGGNPPELPPPPPLPPPLPAFEAATVAQAAQNRPFEAAPPPYTPPAGYVAPVGVDPSVVPSAPAEAGKKSNLILFIAIGGAVVLLLLIAVAVLAYLFLFR; the protein is encoded by the coding sequence ATGGTGATCGGACTCGAAGCCGTCTTTCTCTCCGGGCTACGCAAAGGCGAAAGCGTCAAGCTGACGACGTTTCCGGCCACGATTGGGCGTGACCCCAACAGCACCCTTCCCCTGGCCCTTCAGGATCAACTGGCTTCCACACGCCACGCACAAATCCTGCACGAGGGGGGAGCTTATGTCCTCCGGGATGTCGGCAGCAGCAATGGGACGTACCACAATGGGCAGCGGGTGACGGAAGTCAGACTTCAGGATACGGATGTGATTGAGTTCGGGGTGGGCGGACCAAAAGTCCGCTTCAACTTCATTCGTCAATCGGAAGCCCAAGTGTCGCCGGTTGATCGCTTTGAGGCGGCAACCCTGCCCCCCACTCCGGCAATGGCGACCGGTGGCAGCGATGTCACGCTCTCACGCAAATCTACGGTTGCGAATGACCGGCCGGCGCCAGCATCCGCCCCTTCGCCAAGCGAGGCGGAAACTGTTTTTGGAGGCCCACAGCCAGGTGGAAACCCACCAGAGCTCCCCCCACCACCACCGCTGCCACCACCTCTTCCAGCGTTTGAGGCGGCAACCGTTGCCCAGGCAGCTCAGAACCGACCGTTTGAAGCCGCGCCTCCGCCCTACACGCCACCAGCCGGTTATGTGGCCCCCGTGGGGGTTGACCCGTCGGTGGTGCCCTCCGCACCAGCGGAGGCTGGCAAAAAATCGAATCTCATCCTGTTCATTGCCATCGGCGGGGCCGTGGTTCTCCTGCTGCTCATCGCGGTGGCAGTTTTGGCTTACCTTTTCCTGTTTCGATGA
- a CDS encoding electron transfer flavoprotein subunit alpha/FixB family protein, which produces MANGVLVFAEQRDGAFKKATYEALSEGHRLAEQLGHPLSAVIIGANIGHLATEAAHYGASTVYVADVAPLAKYSTDGYAKVLVEAIQMAQPGIVLAAATAMGKDLMPRVTARLDVSLASDVTETHIQDGVFSVVRPVYAGKAYATVTFRRTPAVATLRPNVFPAAAPDTSRTAEVKSIGATIVDALQARVTDILAAAKGKIELTEASIVVSGGRGIKGPENYYLIQNLADALGGAAGASRAVVDAGWVDHSHQVGQTGKTVSPTLYIACGISGAIQHLAGMSSSKFIVAINKDPEAPIFKIADYGIVGDLFEVVPRLTEQVKAMHRN; this is translated from the coding sequence ATGGCGAATGGCGTTTTGGTTTTTGCAGAGCAGCGCGACGGAGCCTTCAAAAAAGCGACGTATGAGGCCCTGTCGGAAGGGCATCGCTTGGCCGAACAACTGGGGCACCCCCTCAGCGCAGTCATCATCGGGGCCAACATCGGGCACCTGGCCACGGAGGCAGCCCACTATGGGGCAAGTACCGTTTATGTCGCGGATGTGGCCCCGCTGGCCAAATACTCAACTGATGGTTATGCCAAAGTCCTCGTCGAGGCGATCCAGATGGCACAGCCTGGCATTGTCCTGGCGGCAGCGACGGCCATGGGGAAAGACCTCATGCCACGGGTGACGGCCCGGCTCGATGTGAGCCTGGCCTCCGATGTCACGGAAACCCACATCCAGGATGGTGTTTTCAGCGTGGTTCGTCCGGTGTATGCCGGCAAAGCCTATGCCACCGTGACCTTTCGCCGGACACCCGCAGTCGCAACCCTGCGTCCGAATGTCTTTCCGGCAGCCGCGCCGGACACCAGCCGGACGGCGGAAGTCAAATCCATCGGCGCCACCATCGTGGATGCGTTGCAGGCCAGGGTCACGGACATCCTTGCGGCCGCGAAGGGCAAGATTGAGCTGACCGAAGCCAGCATCGTGGTCTCCGGGGGACGTGGCATCAAGGGGCCGGAAAACTACTACCTGATTCAAAACCTTGCCGACGCCCTGGGTGGCGCGGCCGGAGCCTCACGGGCCGTGGTGGATGCCGGCTGGGTTGACCATTCCCATCAGGTTGGGCAGACTGGCAAAACCGTCAGCCCGACCCTGTACATCGCCTGCGGCATCTCCGGGGCTATTCAGCACCTGGCCGGGATGTCCTCCTCGAAGTTCATCGTGGCCATCAACAAGGACCCGGAAGCGCCGATTTTCAAGATTGCCGACTATGGCATCGTTGGAGACCTGTTTGAGGTCGTGCCACGGCTGACGGAGCAGGTCAAGGCTATGCACCGGAACTGA
- a CDS encoding electron transfer flavoprotein subunit beta/FixA family protein — protein MKIAVCIKAVPETDTRIKIAADGCSIDRADVKFIISPYDEFALEEAVRLKEAKGGQVIALALGGDEVPNLLREALARGADEAIHISSAGIAVDDPLCVGKTLAAALKSITPDMVFFGKHGVGGDNQQVHTIVAEKLGWPQVTVVTKLEVSDGRVRAEREIEGGIEVVETGLPAVIGAQKGLNEPRYPKLQSIMQAKKKPLASKSFADFGLSAAEVGPEAAGLVITALRLPPPRQAGRKITGDPEQQASELLSALQQEVKVI, from the coding sequence GTGAAAATTGCTGTCTGTATCAAGGCCGTGCCGGAAACCGACACGCGCATCAAGATTGCAGCCGATGGCTGCTCGATAGACCGGGCGGATGTAAAATTCATTATCAGCCCTTATGATGAGTTCGCGCTCGAAGAAGCTGTCCGGCTCAAAGAAGCCAAGGGCGGGCAGGTTATTGCCCTGGCGCTGGGTGGCGATGAAGTACCCAATCTCCTGCGGGAGGCGCTGGCCCGCGGAGCCGACGAGGCCATTCACATTTCCAGCGCCGGCATTGCGGTGGACGATCCCCTGTGTGTGGGCAAAACGCTGGCGGCGGCGCTCAAAAGCATCACCCCGGACATGGTCTTCTTTGGCAAGCATGGCGTCGGCGGCGACAACCAGCAGGTGCATACCATCGTGGCGGAAAAGCTTGGCTGGCCGCAGGTCACTGTTGTCACCAAGCTCGAAGTCAGTGACGGCCGCGTGCGCGCTGAACGGGAGATCGAAGGGGGCATTGAAGTCGTTGAAACCGGACTGCCGGCCGTCATCGGGGCCCAGAAAGGTCTCAACGAACCGCGTTACCCGAAACTGCAAAGCATCATGCAGGCCAAGAAAAAGCCGCTGGCCAGCAAGAGTTTTGCCGACTTCGGGCTGTCTGCGGCGGAGGTTGGTCCCGAAGCCGCCGGCCTGGTCATTACGGCGCTTCGCCTGCCGCCCCCCCGCCAGGCTGGACGCAAAATCACCGGCGACCCGGAGCAACAGGCCAGCGAACTGCTGTCCGCCCTGCAACAGGAAGTCAAGGTCATCTGA
- a CDS encoding CoA-binding protein, with the protein MGILVDENTRVVVQGITGREGSFVTNEMLRYGTKVLAGVTPGKGGEVVHGVPVYDTLKQALKAHPDINTSLVYVPPLSAKDAAIEAISNGIRLINIITERVPIHDTADLYSYAVSKGARVVGPTSVGILTPGKCKLGPIGGTNPDFQFKPGRIGIVSKSGSMTSETAWVLCQAGFGISTALSVGGDVIACSTFADLLPLFEADPETDAVVMFGEPGGVYEEQAAELVRQGGFTKPLIAFIAGKFVDAMPSGITFGHAGAIMERGMGSPRQKVEALRAAGVGVADVHHEITTLVAEALGQRVGRTA; encoded by the coding sequence ATGGGCATACTGGTTGATGAAAACACGCGCGTCGTTGTCCAAGGGATCACCGGTCGGGAAGGTTCGTTTGTCACCAATGAAATGCTGCGCTATGGCACGAAGGTGCTGGCCGGCGTCACACCGGGCAAAGGGGGCGAGGTCGTCCATGGTGTACCGGTCTATGACACGCTCAAGCAGGCGCTGAAGGCACATCCCGACATCAACACTTCACTGGTGTATGTGCCGCCTCTTTCCGCCAAGGATGCCGCCATCGAAGCGATCAGCAACGGCATCCGGCTCATCAACATCATCACCGAACGGGTGCCCATCCATGACACGGCTGACCTCTATTCATACGCTGTCAGCAAAGGGGCCCGGGTCGTGGGGCCGACCTCCGTCGGGATTCTGACGCCCGGCAAGTGCAAGCTGGGTCCCATCGGTGGCACGAACCCTGACTTTCAGTTCAAGCCGGGGCGGATTGGCATTGTCAGCAAGTCCGGCTCGATGACGAGCGAAACGGCCTGGGTGTTATGTCAGGCCGGCTTTGGCATCAGCACGGCCCTGAGTGTGGGGGGTGATGTCATTGCCTGCTCGACCTTTGCCGACCTGCTTCCCCTGTTTGAAGCCGACCCGGAAACCGACGCGGTGGTGATGTTTGGTGAACCAGGTGGGGTCTATGAGGAACAGGCCGCAGAACTGGTGCGGCAGGGCGGTTTTACCAAACCCCTCATTGCCTTCATCGCCGGGAAATTCGTGGATGCCATGCCCTCCGGCATCACCTTCGGGCATGCCGGCGCCATCATGGAACGTGGTATGGGCAGCCCCCGCCAGAAAGTCGAGGCGCTGCGGGCGGCGGGAGTGGGCGTGGCCGACGTTCACCATGAAATCACCACGCTGGTTGCCGAAGCTCTTGGCCAGCGTGTGGGCCGGACAGCGTAG
- a CDS encoding ATP-grasp domain-containing protein: MNLYEYEGKSLFKKYGIRVPEGIFINSPQNAGNIEAFVEEVGEVAVKAQVLAGKRGKAGGIRFCKTAEGAELAVELLLHATIHGSESVGVLVEQRLSIVGEYYLSLTFDGWHRAPVVILSQQGGVEVEELTQRHPEKLVIRPIDSIFGLPEWKAREIAAEAGFREERMRKMADLMVRAYRCFRENDVRLLEINPVIETPKVNFFAADAVVILDDDAMTRHRDFNYPPRGGLGRPLTERELQAKLIDQNDYRGVAGKYIELDGDIAMMSAGGGGSITNMDALISYGGRPANYTEYGGNPPAEKVEKLTRVVLSKPGLTACWHVGAVANNTRVDITMEGFIAGLRAIRPPFPIVVRRGGPGWEEARASLERAREELHLDMTIFGPEMPMTESAKVVIQKSEEYKNRLRGLNC, translated from the coding sequence ATGAATCTCTACGAATACGAAGGCAAGTCGCTGTTCAAAAAGTACGGCATCCGCGTCCCGGAGGGCATCTTCATCAACTCCCCGCAAAATGCCGGCAATATCGAAGCCTTTGTGGAAGAGGTCGGTGAAGTCGCCGTCAAGGCGCAGGTGCTGGCCGGCAAGCGGGGCAAGGCCGGAGGCATCCGGTTTTGCAAAACGGCCGAAGGGGCCGAACTGGCCGTCGAACTGCTGCTCCACGCGACAATTCACGGGTCGGAATCCGTTGGGGTTCTGGTCGAACAACGGCTGTCCATCGTGGGCGAATACTATCTGTCGCTGACCTTCGATGGCTGGCACCGCGCCCCGGTCGTGATCCTGAGCCAGCAGGGGGGCGTTGAGGTCGAGGAGCTCACCCAGCGCCATCCTGAAAAGCTGGTCATCCGGCCGATTGACTCCATTTTCGGACTGCCCGAATGGAAGGCCCGTGAAATCGCAGCCGAAGCCGGTTTCCGTGAAGAGCGGATGCGCAAGATGGCTGACCTGATGGTACGCGCCTACCGCTGCTTCCGTGAAAACGACGTCCGGCTGCTCGAAATCAACCCCGTCATCGAAACGCCCAAGGTCAACTTTTTTGCCGCCGATGCCGTGGTCATTCTCGACGATGACGCCATGACGCGCCACCGCGACTTCAACTATCCGCCACGGGGCGGGCTGGGGCGCCCGCTGACGGAACGTGAACTCCAGGCCAAACTCATTGACCAGAACGACTACCGGGGTGTTGCCGGGAAATACATCGAACTCGATGGCGACATTGCCATGATGAGCGCCGGTGGTGGCGGCTCGATCACGAACATGGACGCCCTGATCAGCTATGGCGGCCGTCCGGCCAACTACACCGAGTATGGCGGCAATCCACCGGCTGAAAAGGTCGAGAAATTGACGCGCGTCGTGCTCTCCAAGCCCGGACTGACAGCCTGCTGGCACGTTGGCGCTGTCGCCAACAACACCCGCGTGGACATCACCATGGAAGGCTTCATTGCCGGTCTGCGGGCCATCCGCCCGCCCTTCCCGATTGTGGTCCGGCGGGGTGGGCCGGGCTGGGAAGAGGCGCGGGCCTCCCTGGAGCGCGCCCGTGAGGAACTCCATCTGGATATGACGATTTTTGGTCCTGAAATGCCCATGACCGAAAGTGCCAAAGTCGTCATTCAGAAAAGCGAGGAATACAAAAACAGATTACGTGGTCTGAACTGCTGA
- a CDS encoding UbiA-like polyprenyltransferase, with translation MSTVLRNVRTTCEMIKIEHTLFALPFAFLGALLAAQGLPRLDQIGWITLAMVGARSAAMAFNRLVDEKYDAENPRTAQRALPAGLVSRRFVLGFIIFSAALFLLAAAMLNPLALWLSPVALGSVLLYSYTKRLTSFSHIVLGWCLAIAPAGAWVAVRGTLDGEAVLLALCVLLWTAGFDILYACQDYDFDRQHPELHSIPKWLGIARAMLVARGLHAAMFVALLVLVVVTGLGGLAYVGVLATGVLLVHQHRLVSPTDLSRLDAAFFTTNAFVSVILMLTLGTDAAFLRR, from the coding sequence ATGTCCACGGTGCTGCGCAATGTCAGGACGACCTGTGAAATGATCAAAATCGAGCACACGCTGTTTGCGCTTCCCTTTGCCTTTCTGGGGGCGCTGCTGGCAGCGCAGGGACTGCCACGGCTCGATCAGATCGGGTGGATTACGCTGGCCATGGTCGGGGCGCGCAGCGCAGCCATGGCGTTCAACCGCCTGGTGGATGAAAAATACGACGCGGAGAATCCCCGCACGGCGCAGCGGGCGCTGCCCGCCGGACTGGTCAGCCGGCGTTTCGTCCTTGGTTTCATCATCTTCTCCGCAGCGCTCTTTCTGCTCGCGGCGGCGATGCTCAACCCGCTGGCGCTGTGGCTTTCCCCCGTCGCTCTGGGTTCGGTGCTGCTCTACTCCTACACCAAGCGGTTGACGTCGTTTTCCCACATCGTGCTTGGCTGGTGTCTGGCCATTGCCCCGGCCGGCGCCTGGGTGGCGGTCCGTGGCACGCTCGATGGCGAGGCCGTTCTGCTGGCGCTGTGCGTTCTGCTGTGGACAGCCGGCTTCGATATTCTCTATGCCTGCCAGGATTATGACTTTGACCGCCAGCACCCGGAGTTGCACTCCATTCCCAAATGGCTCGGTATTGCCCGGGCCATGCTGGTGGCCCGTGGCCTGCATGCCGCCATGTTTGTGGCGCTGCTCGTGCTGGTGGTGGTGACCGGGCTGGGTGGGCTGGCCTACGTTGGCGTGCTGGCCACCGGTGTCCTGCTGGTTCACCAGCACCGTCTGGTCAGCCCAACCGATCTGTCCCGTCTCGATGCCGCTTTTTTCACGACCAATGCTTTCGTGAGTGTCATTCTCATGCTCACGCTGGGCACCGACGCGGCCTTTCTCCGCCGCTGA
- the hemW gene encoding radical SAM family heme chaperone HemW: MAVTTTPRTPTRPGVSARLGVYVHFPFCVTKCTYCAFVTRSYDADGAARYLAALETELHHFPETCATVPLEFATFQADTLYFGGGTPSRMTPAQLERLLMACRAAFDFAPDTEITLEVNPGDAEPERLEACRNLGINRLSLGVQSFFDRDLALTGRDHDAQATRQAVQVARRAGFDNLSLDLIAGLPGQTLTDWRTNLLEALALEPEHLSLYLLEVKEGTTLARQLAAGRLPLPDDDLAAEMYLLTMELLGEAGFEAYEISNFARAGYRARHNLKYWRDLPYAAFGVGAHGYDGVERYWNTDRLEDYFTAVDGRRHAVVARTRRTPHERWHEALMLGLRLDEGVDPAMLHAGYGIDLWRDYAAPLEELRSAGLLMVTDGRIRLTPRGRLLSNEVFVAFS, encoded by the coding sequence ATGGCTGTGACAACCACGCCGCGAACGCCCACCCGACCTGGCGTGTCCGCCCGCCTGGGAGTGTACGTGCACTTTCCCTTCTGCGTCACGAAGTGTACCTACTGCGCCTTCGTCACCCGCAGTTACGACGCCGACGGGGCGGCCCGTTATCTCGCGGCGCTGGAAACCGAGCTGCACCATTTTCCCGAAACCTGCGCCACCGTGCCGTTGGAATTTGCCACCTTTCAGGCGGACACCCTGTACTTTGGCGGGGGAACGCCGTCCCGGATGACGCCGGCCCAACTGGAACGCCTCCTCATGGCCTGTCGGGCAGCGTTTGACTTTGCACCCGACACGGAAATCACCCTTGAAGTCAACCCCGGTGACGCTGAGCCAGAGCGACTGGAAGCCTGTCGCAACCTTGGGATCAACCGCCTGAGCCTGGGGGTACAGTCCTTTTTCGACCGCGATCTGGCGCTGACCGGGCGTGACCACGATGCCCAGGCAACCAGACAGGCCGTTCAGGTGGCCCGCCGGGCTGGATTTGACAACCTGAGTCTTGACCTCATCGCCGGGCTTCCCGGCCAAACCCTCACCGACTGGCGCACCAACCTGCTGGAAGCCCTCGCACTCGAACCGGAGCACCTGTCGCTCTACCTGCTCGAAGTCAAGGAAGGGACAACCCTGGCCCGGCAACTGGCGGCTGGCCGCCTGCCACTGCCGGATGATGATCTTGCTGCCGAAATGTACCTTCTCACCATGGAGCTTCTGGGCGAGGCGGGTTTCGAGGCGTACGAAATTTCAAACTTCGCGCGCGCCGGCTACCGTGCACGCCATAACCTGAAATACTGGCGGGACCTGCCCTACGCCGCCTTTGGCGTTGGGGCTCATGGCTACGACGGTGTCGAACGCTACTGGAATACCGACCGTTTAGAAGACTATTTCACCGCTGTTGACGGCCGGCGTCACGCCGTCGTGGCCCGCACCCGGCGTACTCCCCACGAGCGATGGCATGAGGCGCTGATGCTGGGGCTGCGTCTGGATGAAGGGGTTGACCCGGCAATGTTGCACGCCGGTTACGGCATTGACCTGTGGCGCGATTATGCCGCCCCCCTGGAAGAGCTCCGGTCCGCCGGACTTTTGATGGTCACAGACGGGCGCATCCGCCTCACACCCCGCGGACGGCTCCTCTCGAATGAAGTTTTTGTGGCGTTTTCATGA
- a CDS encoding cytochrome P450 — MEATISTSTGKRLAPMPRDQHWLFGSFLPVRNDLLNFYTRMFRELGDIIRFRGLPGLYWHLVLHPAYVEHVLVRNQHNYRKGKVFDGPIGLITGNGLLTSDGDFWRRQRKLMQPSFHRQALSRFAATMVAETEAYFEQWDNRARQSEAFDVAQDMALLTLNIAGLTLFSTPVGEKADAFGQNLRVAFDFVGFRMRPTLPVPLWVPTPSNLRFKAARRRLDAVVYQIIERRRKTLNPAPDLLSMLMAARDEETGEAMSDTQLRDEVITLLLAGHETTAITLTWALYVLTREPAVEARLYEEVVSVLRGASPTVEDLRRLPYTRMVIEETMRLYPPAWGLPREAIHEDEIGGYFIPGRSLVALNQFLTHRHPDFWEDPERFDPERFTPERSSGRPAFAYFPFGGGQRVCIGSQFALMEATLVLAMIVQRYRIRLVPGHPIEFDTMFTLRPKYGVRVTFERRGQ; from the coding sequence ATGGAAGCCACCATATCCACGTCAACCGGGAAGCGGCTGGCGCCGATGCCCAGGGACCAGCACTGGCTGTTCGGCAGCTTTCTTCCGGTGCGCAACGACCTGCTGAACTTCTACACCCGCATGTTTCGTGAGCTGGGCGACATCATCCGCTTTCGTGGATTGCCCGGCCTGTACTGGCATCTCGTCCTGCATCCGGCGTATGTCGAGCACGTGCTGGTGCGTAACCAGCACAACTACCGCAAGGGAAAAGTCTTTGACGGCCCCATCGGCCTCATCACGGGGAATGGACTGCTGACGAGTGACGGCGATTTCTGGCGGCGGCAGCGCAAGCTCATGCAGCCTTCGTTTCACCGGCAGGCGCTGAGCCGCTTTGCGGCCACGATGGTCGCGGAGACAGAAGCGTATTTTGAACAGTGGGACAACCGGGCGCGCCAGTCAGAAGCTTTCGATGTGGCCCAGGACATGGCACTGCTGACGCTGAACATTGCCGGGCTGACGCTTTTTTCAACACCGGTAGGCGAAAAGGCCGACGCTTTTGGGCAAAACCTGCGGGTGGCCTTTGATTTCGTCGGTTTCAGGATGCGTCCGACCCTGCCCGTTCCGCTGTGGGTGCCAACTCCGTCCAACCTGCGCTTCAAAGCGGCCCGGCGGCGGCTGGATGCCGTTGTGTATCAAATCATCGAGCGGCGGCGAAAAACGCTCAATCCGGCGCCGGACCTGCTCTCGATGCTGATGGCGGCACGGGACGAGGAAACAGGCGAAGCCATGAGCGACACCCAGCTTCGGGATGAAGTCATCACCCTGCTGCTGGCCGGGCATGAAACGACCGCCATTACCCTGACCTGGGCGCTGTACGTCCTGACCCGGGAGCCGGCCGTGGAGGCGCGGTTGTACGAAGAAGTCGTGTCGGTGCTGCGTGGTGCTTCGCCAACCGTGGAAGACCTCCGGCGTTTGCCTTACACCCGCATGGTCATCGAGGAAACCATGCGGCTGTACCCTCCCGCCTGGGGCCTGCCACGGGAGGCGATTCACGAAGACGAAATCGGTGGCTACTTCATTCCGGGACGAAGTCTCGTGGCGCTCAACCAGTTTCTGACGCACCGCCACCCCGATTTCTGGGAAGACCCCGAACGTTTCGACCCGGAACGCTTCACACCGGAGCGGTCATCCGGTCGTCCGGCCTTTGCCTACTTTCCGTTTGGCGGCGGCCAGCGCGTGTGCATTGGCAGCCAGTTTGCCCTGATGGAAGCCACACTGGTTCTGGCCATGATCGTGCAGCGTTACCGGATCAGGCTCGTGCCGGGACACCCGATTGAGTTCGACACGATGTTTACGCTGCGGCCGAAGTACGGCGTGCGGGTCACTTTTGAACGGCGGGGGCAATAG